In Rhodospirillaceae bacterium, one genomic interval encodes:
- a CDS encoding F0F1 ATP synthase subunit A, protein MASGHSPLAQFEVKSIIPMHIGDLDVSFTNASAFMVLAVVVSSVFLIAGVKRNATVPGRWQSMSELIYGFVSNLVRDTIGSEGRAFFPLVFTIFIFILFGNLLGMIPYGFTFTSHIIVTFAMAAVIFVGVTLLALYKHGLHFFAFFLPPGVPMWMAPLLVPIEIISYFVRPVSLSLRLAANMMAGHTLLKVFAGFVVLLGVAGVVPLVFVVLLTGLEIIIACLQAYVFAILTCLYINDALHLH, encoded by the coding sequence GTGGCGTCAGGTCATAGTCCCTTAGCCCAGTTCGAAGTAAAATCCATAATCCCGATGCACATCGGCGATTTAGATGTTTCGTTCACCAACGCAAGCGCATTCATGGTTTTGGCCGTGGTTGTATCCTCTGTATTTTTGATTGCAGGCGTTAAACGCAACGCCACCGTCCCGGGGCGATGGCAATCAATGTCCGAATTAATTTATGGTTTTGTTTCTAACTTAGTTCGAGACACCATCGGTTCCGAAGGTCGCGCTTTCTTCCCATTGGTTTTCACCATTTTCATCTTCATTCTGTTCGGCAATCTGCTGGGTATGATCCCGTATGGCTTCACCTTCACCAGCCACATCATCGTGACATTCGCGATGGCGGCGGTAATTTTCGTTGGGGTGACGCTGTTGGCACTTTATAAGCACGGCCTGCATTTCTTCGCATTCTTCCTGCCGCCTGGGGTTCCCATGTGGATGGCCCCGTTGCTAGTGCCGATTGAGATCATTTCTTATTTCGTTCGTCCGGTCAGCCTGTCGTTGCGGCTTGCAGCCAACATGATGGCAGGACACACCTTGTTGAAAGTGTTCGCGGGTTTTGTCGTTCTGTTAGGCGTGGCCGGTGTTGTACCACTGGTCTTTGTCGTCTTGTTGACAGGACTGGAAATCATCATCGCCTGCTTACAGGCTTACGTTTTTGCTATTCTGACCTGCCTTTACATCAATGATGCTCTGCATCTGCACTAG
- a CDS encoding AtpZ/AtpI family protein — protein MTEGHSKETPTKTGDEDARSLEDLGKRLNKARARGDRAAGRFTKVSGNPTSGLAMAMRIGVELVAAFGVGFGVGWYLDKTFDTKPWFMLVFMLLGACAGLLNTYRVVRGYGPAAGYKKPVETSGEDQES, from the coding sequence ATGACCGAGGGGCATTCAAAAGAGACACCGACGAAGACGGGAGACGAAGATGCCCGTTCGTTGGAAGACCTCGGCAAACGTCTGAATAAAGCACGCGCACGCGGCGACCGCGCCGCCGGAAGGTTCACTAAGGTTAGTGGCAATCCGACAAGCGGGCTGGCCATGGCCATGCGAATTGGCGTTGAGTTAGTTGCAGCGTTTGGTGTGGGCTTTGGTGTCGGTTGGTATCTAGACAAAACGTTTGATACCAAACCGTGGTTTATGTTGGTGTTTATGCTTTTAGGAGCATGCGCTGGCCTGTTGAATACATACCGCGTGGTTCGGGGTTATGGACCAGCGGCAGGATATAAAAAACCGGTTGAGACAAGCGGTGAAGATCAGGAGAGTTAA
- a CDS encoding F0F1 ATP synthase subunit B, with amino-acid sequence MLESPTFWTLVAFVIFLGLTVKPISKLAATALDARSDKIRAEIEEGEKLLEEAQELLSTYERKQRDSAKEAEAILIHAREESERMKTHAAENLEKSLARREKLAEERITQAEAGAIDEVRAVVAEIALDATRRLLAENLSADKSDALVDAAIKEIPAKLN; translated from the coding sequence ATGTTAGAATCTCCCACTTTCTGGACCCTGGTCGCCTTTGTGATTTTTCTTGGCCTCACGGTCAAGCCGATTTCAAAGTTGGCGGCGACGGCCTTGGATGCGCGGTCAGACAAAATCCGCGCCGAAATCGAAGAAGGTGAGAAGCTGCTAGAAGAAGCCCAGGAACTGCTTTCCACCTACGAACGCAAGCAACGGGATTCTGCGAAAGAGGCCGAGGCTATTCTGATCCATGCCCGCGAAGAGTCAGAGCGAATGAAAACGCACGCGGCCGAAAACTTGGAAAAATCTCTGGCACGGCGGGAAAAGCTAGCCGAAGAACGGATCACCCAAGCCGAAGCCGGCGCCATCGACGAAGTCCGCGCCGTCGTCGCCGAGATCGCACTCGATGCCACGAGGCGGCTGCTTGCAGAGAACTTGTCAGCAGACAAGTCCGATGCCTTGGTGGATGCAGCGATTAAGGAAATTCCGGCTAAGCTGAATTAA
- a CDS encoding F0F1 ATP synthase subunit C → MDIEAAKLIGGGLAVIGVAGAGVGIGTVFGSFVQAVGRNPAAEGAVSMMTWLGFALSEATALFALAISLMILFG, encoded by the coding sequence ATGGATATTGAAGCAGCAAAACTGATTGGTGGCGGTCTGGCCGTTATCGGTGTTGCCGGTGCCGGTGTTGGTATTGGCACCGTGTTTGGCTCGTTTGTTCAGGCTGTTGGCCGGAACCCGGCGGCTGAAGGCGCTGTCAGCATGATGACATGGCTTGGCTTTGCGTTGTCGGAAGCGACTGCACTGTTCGCCCTCGCCATCTCTCTGATGATCCTGTTTGGTTAA
- a CDS encoding UDP-3-O-acyl-N-acetylglucosamine deacetylase, whose product MDALVTTTTTGSEVQAIQFPLQTTLKTAISCTGVGLHSGKKVSMTLNPADENSGIVFKRTDIEGNGAVIPATWDRVVDTMLCTTIGNEDGVTVSTIEHLMAALSGCGIDNAIVELSGPEVPIMDGSAAPFVFLVECAGVAQQNARRRVIRVLKPISVTDGDKVATLNPSNVFSLDFSIDFDSAVVASQSFSIGLIDGTFKNELARARTFGFLHEVEQLRAAGLAKGGSLDNAVVVSGDKVLNEEGLRFDDEFVRHKVLDAIGDLYLAGGAILGQFSGVCSGHAANNQILRALFADKDAWCYEAAEFEALSQQPHIGGIWKKPVGEVAAVAV is encoded by the coding sequence ATGGACGCACTCGTTACCACGACAACAACTGGATCCGAAGTACAAGCGATCCAATTCCCGCTTCAGACGACTTTGAAGACGGCGATTTCGTGCACGGGCGTTGGTCTGCACTCCGGTAAAAAAGTTTCCATGACTTTGAATCCTGCTGATGAAAACAGCGGGATTGTTTTTAAGCGCACTGATATTGAAGGCAATGGTGCCGTGATCCCGGCGACCTGGGACCGGGTGGTCGATACCATGTTGTGCACCACCATCGGCAACGAAGATGGTGTGACGGTTAGCACCATTGAACATCTTATGGCGGCATTGTCTGGTTGTGGCATCGATAATGCGATTGTTGAACTCAGCGGACCTGAAGTTCCAATCATGGACGGTAGTGCTGCACCTTTCGTATTCTTGGTTGAATGTGCTGGGGTGGCTCAACAGAACGCACGTCGTCGGGTCATTCGTGTGTTGAAGCCCATTTCTGTCACGGACGGTGATAAGGTCGCGACTTTAAATCCGAGCAATGTTTTCTCATTGGATTTCTCCATTGATTTCGACAGTGCCGTGGTTGCAAGCCAGTCTTTTTCAATTGGCCTGATAGATGGAACCTTCAAGAACGAACTGGCCCGTGCCCGGACATTTGGTTTCCTGCATGAAGTAGAACAGCTTCGCGCTGCCGGCTTGGCAAAAGGGGGCTCGTTGGATAACGCGGTCGTCGTCAGTGGCGATAAAGTGCTGAATGAAGAGGGCCTGCGCTTCGATGACGAGTTTGTCCGCCATAAGGTCTTGGATGCAATCGGCGATCTTTATCTGGCAGGGGGCGCGATCCTCGGTCAATTCAGTGGTGTATGCTCTGGTCATGCCGCGAACAACCAAATCTTGCGGGCCTTGTTTGCGGATAAAGATGCTTGGTGCTACGAGGCAGCAGAATTCGAAGCCTTATCGCAACAACCGCATATAGGCGGTATTTGGAAAAAGCCAGTTGGCGAAGTCGCGGCGGTGGCTGTTTAA
- a CDS encoding outer membrane protein assembly factor BamD codes for MLRRYCLSNWRLPNWVVLATVLGVLVGCSAIEEEEHVYIERSMDRIYNSALDLLKQREYKAAAAEFDEVERQHPYSSWATKAQLMSAYAYYSGNAYPEAISGLERFIQLHPAHKDTPYAYYLKGLSYYEQISDVGRDQRMTTMALKSLREIVARFPKTKYARDSKLKIDLTVDHLAGKEMNIGRYYQDRKQYLAAINRFKLVTEKFQRTTHVPEALHRLVEAYLALGLRHEAKKVAAVLGHNYPGNEWYSDTYDLMGGSVTAEVVKPKKPTKSTKPKKPAKPKKDEKELSKPWYILW; via the coding sequence ATGTTGCGACGTTACTGTTTGTCGAATTGGCGTTTGCCGAATTGGGTTGTTCTGGCAACCGTACTTGGTGTGTTAGTCGGGTGCTCTGCCATAGAAGAGGAAGAGCATGTTTACATCGAACGATCCATGGACCGAATCTATAATAGTGCTCTCGATCTTTTAAAACAAAGGGAATACAAGGCCGCAGCAGCCGAGTTTGACGAGGTTGAGCGCCAACATCCGTATTCCTCTTGGGCGACCAAGGCCCAGTTAATGTCGGCCTATGCATACTATTCCGGTAATGCTTATCCCGAAGCTATAAGCGGCCTGGAGCGATTTATTCAATTGCACCCAGCGCACAAGGATACGCCTTATGCCTATTATCTGAAGGGTTTAAGCTACTACGAGCAAATTTCCGATGTCGGTCGCGATCAACGCATGACGACAATGGCCCTGAAAAGCCTACGCGAAATTGTCGCTCGCTTTCCCAAAACCAAGTATGCGCGCGATTCCAAATTAAAGATCGACCTGACGGTGGATCACCTGGCTGGCAAGGAAATGAACATTGGGCGGTATTATCAGGACCGTAAGCAGTACTTGGCGGCGATAAATCGGTTCAAATTGGTAACTGAAAAATTTCAGCGGACAACCCATGTGCCAGAGGCGTTGCATCGCTTGGTTGAAGCCTATTTGGCATTGGGGCTTCGCCATGAAGCGAAAAAGGTCGCGGCTGTCCTTGGCCACAATTATCCTGGCAATGAGTGGTATTCTGACACCTATGACCTTATGGGCGGATCTGTGACAGCTGAGGTCGTTAAGCCGAAAAAGCCGACAAAGTCGACTAAACCAAAAAAGCCGGCTAAGCCGAAAAAGGACGAAAAAGAACTCTCTAAACCCTGGTACATACTATGGTAA
- the recN gene encoding DNA repair protein RecN: MLRTLSIRDVVLIGRLDLSFQAGLCVLTGETGAGKSILLDALGLALGTRAESRLVRQGASQAAVTAVFDVASDHEIYARLESHGVDADEDDLILRRVLTAEGKSRAFINDQRVSVSLLREIAELLAEVHGQFESQRLLSPQAHRGLLDAYGGLDGQLKETSDTWTAWGQARQLLTDETERLAEARRNEDYLRHAVGEFDALEPKVGEEEALAQKRALMMHGEVVLEAMRRASAELNAGRGAEETLRGAIRHLELVAAKADGKLDDTIAALDRAASEAAEGLALLERAGSQVDLDPSQLEQVEERLFALRALARKHNIEVDRLPDLHADMAQQLEALEEGGANLARYEKQAAAARVDYVKSAETLAKAREKAANELDTAIAVELVPLKLDKALFLTRLEPLEEQDWGEGGTERVAFQVATNPGAPPGPLNKIASGGELARFMLALKVVLARSDQIPTIVFDEVDAGVGGAVAAAVGERLEKLAGEVQVLVVTHSPQVAARGEHHWQVSKMEANPGVLTTVDPLSGTGRTEEIARMLAGESVTDEARAAAESLMRGQ, translated from the coding sequence ATGTTGAGAACCCTGTCGATCCGGGATGTCGTCCTCATCGGTCGATTGGACCTGAGCTTTCAGGCCGGGTTGTGCGTATTGACGGGCGAAACCGGGGCCGGAAAGTCGATCTTGTTGGATGCCTTGGGCCTTGCACTTGGCACTCGAGCTGAATCGCGTCTTGTTCGCCAGGGTGCTTCACAGGCGGCAGTAACCGCGGTGTTTGACGTTGCTTCTGATCACGAAATATATGCGCGTCTGGAGTCCCATGGAGTGGACGCGGATGAAGATGACCTGATCTTACGCCGGGTTTTGACGGCGGAGGGAAAGTCCAGAGCTTTCATCAACGACCAACGGGTCAGCGTGTCATTGCTCCGGGAAATCGCAGAACTTCTTGCAGAAGTCCACGGCCAGTTTGAAAGCCAACGCCTGCTCAGCCCACAAGCCCATCGTGGACTTCTGGATGCTTATGGCGGGCTGGATGGCCAGCTTAAAGAAACCAGCGACACATGGACTGCCTGGGGACAGGCGCGACAGTTGCTGACAGACGAAACGGAACGACTTGCCGAAGCGCGACGCAACGAAGACTACCTTCGGCACGCGGTCGGTGAGTTTGATGCTTTGGAACCCAAAGTAGGTGAAGAGGAAGCCCTCGCCCAGAAACGTGCGCTGATGATGCATGGTGAAGTTGTATTGGAAGCCATGCGCCGAGCCTCCGCCGAATTAAACGCCGGGCGGGGTGCGGAGGAAACTCTTCGCGGTGCGATCCGGCATTTGGAATTGGTCGCGGCTAAGGCCGATGGAAAATTGGACGATACCATCGCCGCCTTGGACCGCGCCGCCTCTGAAGCTGCGGAAGGACTTGCCCTTCTGGAACGCGCAGGCAGCCAAGTGGACCTGGACCCCAGCCAGTTGGAGCAGGTGGAGGAACGTCTTTTCGCGCTACGTGCGTTAGCTCGAAAGCACAATATCGAGGTCGATCGCTTGCCAGACTTACACGCCGACATGGCGCAGCAACTGGAAGCCCTTGAAGAAGGCGGTGCCAATCTCGCCCGTTATGAAAAGCAAGCGGCAGCGGCACGCGTAGATTACGTGAAATCGGCGGAGACCCTCGCCAAGGCACGGGAAAAAGCGGCGAATGAATTGGATACGGCAATCGCTGTTGAACTGGTGCCTTTAAAGCTGGATAAGGCGTTGTTTCTGACCCGTTTGGAGCCTTTGGAGGAGCAAGACTGGGGAGAGGGTGGAACCGAACGCGTTGCCTTTCAGGTCGCGACCAATCCGGGTGCGCCGCCGGGGCCTTTGAATAAGATTGCTTCCGGTGGAGAACTCGCCCGTTTTATGCTGGCACTCAAGGTTGTGCTGGCACGATCAGACCAAATTCCGACTATTGTCTTTGATGAAGTGGATGCAGGCGTCGGCGGTGCCGTTGCGGCTGCAGTTGGCGAACGCCTGGAAAAATTAGCTGGCGAGGTTCAGGTTCTGGTGGTGACTCATTCGCCCCAAGTGGCGGCCCGGGGTGAACATCATTGGCAGGTCTCAAAAATGGAAGCTAACCCTGGCGTTCTGACCACCGTCGATCCCCTATCAGGCACAGGCCGCACGGAAGAGATCGCGCGTATGCTGGCGGGAGAAAGCGTAACCGATGAAGCCCGCGCCGCCGCCGAAAGCTTGATGCGAGGGCAATAG
- the ligA gene encoding NAD-dependent DNA ligase LigA, giving the protein MSPDAAVELEFLAKEIAEHDIAYHQNDAPSLSDADYDALRRRNDEIEARFPLLIQPNSPSKRVGAPAAAGFSKVTHARPMLSLGNGFSEEDIAEFLARVRRFLSLGEDEVVEIVGEPKIDGLSISLRYENGRLVQAATRGDGQVGEDVTANIRTLNDIPAEITGDVPSVMEVRGEVYMGKADFKALNDRQEANDEKVFANPRNAAAGSLRQKDSTITASRPLGFFAYSWGEVASPVADTHQEYLDKLNAWGFSVNPLTEILPDLNSIMVFYTDLNERRSGLDYDIDGIVYKVNRIDWQERLGQVSRAPRWAIAHKFPAEKVQTLLKQIVIQVGRTGTLTPVAELEPVTVGGVVVSRATLHNEDEIIRKDVRAGDTVIVQRAGDVIPQVVRAVMERRPDNTTPFEFPTSCPECGSHAVREEGEVARRCTGGLICPAQAVERLKHFVSRNAFDIEGLGGRSIEEFWKDGLIKTPVDIFKLKDSRAALEGREGWGDKSIENLFAALDEKLNIPLDRFIYALGIRQVGQATARLMAKQYGALDKWQAAMSDAHDEESEAYQDLVNIDGIGPSAAKDLVEFISESHNRDVLDDFKDILTVEPFVAPDESSSPVAGKTVVFTGALETMSRNEAKARAETLGAKVAGSVSTKTDYVIAGPGAGSKAKKAEDLGVATLTEEEWLSLIGE; this is encoded by the coding sequence ATGTCGCCAGACGCCGCCGTGGAATTGGAATTCCTGGCCAAGGAAATCGCCGAACACGATATCGCCTATCATCAAAATGATGCGCCCTCCCTGAGCGATGCAGACTACGATGCGCTGCGCCGCCGAAACGACGAAATTGAAGCGCGCTTCCCGTTGCTGATCCAACCCAACAGCCCATCGAAGCGGGTTGGTGCGCCCGCTGCAGCAGGATTTTCCAAGGTCACCCATGCCCGACCGATGCTGTCATTGGGTAATGGATTTTCAGAAGAAGACATAGCCGAATTCTTGGCGCGGGTCCGGCGATTCTTGAGTTTGGGCGAAGACGAAGTCGTGGAAATTGTTGGTGAGCCCAAAATTGACGGGCTCTCCATTTCCTTGCGCTACGAAAACGGTCGCCTCGTTCAGGCGGCAACCCGTGGCGATGGCCAAGTCGGCGAAGACGTCACCGCCAATATCAGAACTTTGAACGACATTCCGGCTGAAATAACCGGGGACGTACCAAGTGTGATGGAAGTCCGTGGCGAGGTCTACATGGGCAAGGCCGATTTCAAGGCCTTGAATGATCGGCAAGAAGCCAACGATGAGAAAGTCTTTGCGAATCCCAGAAACGCGGCAGCTGGGTCCTTGCGCCAGAAAGATTCGACAATTACGGCGTCGCGGCCGCTTGGTTTTTTTGCCTACTCATGGGGAGAAGTTGCGTCACCTGTTGCGGATACCCACCAAGAATATTTAGATAAGCTAAATGCGTGGGGCTTCTCTGTTAATCCACTCACCGAAATATTGCCGGACCTGAACTCCATCATGGTGTTCTACACCGACTTGAACGAACGTCGGTCCGGACTGGACTACGACATTGATGGTATCGTCTACAAGGTCAACCGGATCGATTGGCAAGAACGCCTGGGCCAAGTAAGCCGTGCCCCGCGCTGGGCCATCGCCCATAAGTTCCCGGCGGAAAAGGTTCAGACGCTGCTAAAACAAATAGTCATTCAAGTTGGCCGTACCGGCACTTTAACGCCTGTCGCAGAACTGGAACCCGTGACTGTCGGCGGCGTGGTCGTTTCCCGTGCAACGCTTCATAACGAAGATGAGATTATCCGGAAGGACGTTCGCGCCGGGGATACGGTCATTGTGCAGCGCGCAGGGGATGTGATCCCACAGGTTGTCCGCGCCGTTATGGAAAGGCGCCCAGACAACACAACGCCCTTCGAATTTCCAACGTCCTGCCCTGAATGCGGCAGCCACGCCGTGCGCGAAGAAGGCGAAGTGGCACGACGCTGCACCGGCGGCCTTATTTGCCCGGCACAAGCTGTGGAACGGTTGAAACATTTTGTGTCTCGAAATGCGTTCGATATTGAAGGCCTTGGCGGACGGAGCATTGAGGAATTCTGGAAAGATGGGTTGATCAAAACCCCTGTTGATATTTTTAAACTAAAGGACAGTCGGGCCGCACTTGAAGGCCGGGAAGGGTGGGGCGATAAATCCATCGAAAACCTATTCGCGGCGTTGGACGAGAAATTAAACATTCCCCTGGATCGATTTATTTATGCTCTGGGGATTCGCCAAGTTGGCCAAGCAACGGCGCGCCTAATGGCCAAGCAATACGGGGCGCTAGATAAATGGCAGGCGGCCATGTCAGATGCGCATGACGAAGAGAGCGAAGCCTATCAAGACCTCGTCAATATCGATGGGATCGGGCCGTCGGCGGCGAAAGATTTGGTGGAGTTCATTTCAGAATCTCATAACAGAGACGTTCTTGATGACTTCAAAGATATCCTAACAGTTGAACCGTTTGTTGCTCCCGATGAATCGTCATCCCCGGTTGCCGGGAAAACGGTGGTCTTTACCGGGGCCTTGGAAACCATGAGTCGGAATGAGGCCAAGGCTCGGGCGGAAACGCTTGGTGCTAAAGTGGCAGGTTCAGTTTCTACGAAAACGGATTACGTCATTGCCGGGCCAGGGGCAGGGTCTAAGGCGAAGAAGGCCGAAGATTTAGGCGTTGCGACTCTCACAGAAGAAGAGTGGCTGAGTTTAATAGGGGAGTAA
- a CDS encoding F0F1 ATP synthase subunit B', which produces MPQLDVATFAPQIAWLVITFVTLFFIVWKGVVPKVGGALETRQRKIEDNLDKAAKFKADAEAAIEAYDKTLADARVAAQSIVAQVKSELDTVAAERQQELDAKVAARITEAEERISKAKADAMTNIQAVTVELAGSAVEKLIGEAADGSTVANAVDAASKARN; this is translated from the coding sequence ATGCCACAGTTAGACGTTGCCACGTTTGCGCCGCAGATTGCATGGCTGGTGATTACGTTTGTCACCTTGTTTTTCATCGTCTGGAAAGGCGTTGTACCCAAGGTCGGCGGCGCGCTCGAAACGCGCCAGCGTAAGATCGAAGACAATCTGGATAAGGCCGCTAAGTTCAAGGCTGACGCCGAAGCCGCGATTGAAGCCTACGACAAAACATTGGCCGACGCTCGGGTCGCGGCGCAATCCATCGTCGCTCAGGTTAAGTCTGAACTCGATACGGTCGCAGCAGAGCGTCAACAAGAACTCGACGCCAAGGTCGCTGCTCGGATAACTGAGGCCGAGGAACGGATTTCCAAGGCAAAAGCTGACGCCATGACGAACATTCAAGCCGTCACCGTCGAACTGGCTGGCAGTGCGGTTGAGAAATTGATTGGTGAAGCCGCCGATGGTTCGACTGTGGCGAATGCTGTTGATGCTGCTTCAAAGGCTAGGAACTAG